A single genomic interval of Cucumis sativus cultivar 9930 chromosome 7, Cucumber_9930_V3, whole genome shotgun sequence harbors:
- the LOC101215988 gene encoding glyceraldehyde-3-phosphate dehydrogenase GAPCP2, chloroplastic → MAATSLFRSAPAASFPQSSPSFSSPDQSTASCVSLNSLKFQSSIFGAQVSSGSSSLQLRRSHNIQPIKATATELPPTVQKSRSGGKTKVGINGFGRIGRLVLRIATSRDDIDVVAVNDPFVDAKYMAYMFKFDSTHGNFKGTINVVDDSTLEINGKQVKVLSKRDPEEIPWGEFGAEFVVESSGVFTTKNMASAHLKGGARKVVISAPSADAPMFVVGVNETTYKPSMDIVSNASCTTNCLAPLAKVVHEVFGIAEGLMTTVHATTATQKTVDGPSMKDWRGGRGAAQNIIPSSTGAAKAVGKVLPELNGKLTGMAFRVPTPNVSVVDLTCRLEKSASYEDVKATIKYASEGPLKGILGYTDEDVVSNDFVGDSRSSIFDAKAGIGLSDSFMKLISWYDNEWGYSNRVLDLIEHMALVAANK, encoded by the exons ATGGCCGCAACTTCGCTCTTCAGATCTGCTCCGGCTGCTTCTTTTCCTCAATCATCGCCTTCATTCTCTTCTCCCGACCAATCTACG GCTTCGTGCGTTAGTTTGAATTCTTTGAAGTTTCAATCGAGCATTTTCGGTGCTCAAGTTTCAAGCGGATCATCTTCGTTGCAGCTTCGCAGAAGCCATAATATTCAGCCTATTAAAGCTACAGCCACTGAACTGCCTCCCACAGTTCAAA AATCAAGGAGCGGTGGAAAGACGAAGGTTGGAATCAATG GTTTTGGACGTATTGGAAGGTTGGTATTGCGAATTGCAACCTCGAGGGATGATATTGATGTAGTTGCAGTTAATGATCCGTTTGTTGATGCAAAGTACATG GCATACATGTTCAAGTTTGATTCTACACATGGTAATTTCAAGGGCACAATTAACGTTGTAGATGATTCAACCTTGGAAATCAATGGGAAACAAGTAAAGGTTTTAAGTAAAAG GGATCCGGAAGAAATTCCTTGGGGTGAGTTTGGGGCCGAGTTTGTTGTTGAATCATCTGGGGTTTTCACAACGAAAAATATGGCGTCAGCACACTTGAAG GGTGGAGCTAGGAAAGTAGTCATATCAGCCCCATCAGCTGATGCACCTATGTTCGTTGTTGGAGTTAATGAGACGACATATAAGCCAAGCATGGATATTGTCTCAAATGCAAGTTGTACCACAAATTGCCTTGCTCCTCTTGCGAAG GTGGTTCATGAGGTTTTTGGTATCGCAGAAGGTTTGATGACAACCGTGCATGCAACTACAG cTACTCAAAAAACTGTTGATGGGCCCTCGATGAAGGATTGGCGTGGGGGTCGTGGTGCTGCTCAAAATATCATCCCGAGTTCTACCGGTGCTGCAAAG GCTGTGGGAAAGGTTCTTCCAGAGCTCAACGGGAAACTTACAGGGATGGCATTTCGCGTTCCAACACCCAATGTATCTGTTGTGGACTTGACTTGTAGATTAGAGAAGAGCGCTTCTTATGAAGATGTCAAAGCTACAATCAA ATATGCCTCGGAAGGCCCACTCAAGGGTATCCTCGGTTACACGGATGAGGATGTTGTCTCCAATGATTTTGTCGGTGACTCAAG GTCAAGTATATTCGATGCAAAGGCCGGAATAGGTCTCAGCGATTCCTTCATGAAGCTTATCTCTTGGTATGACAACGAGTGGGGATACAG CAACCGAGTACTGGACCTCATAGAGCACATGGCGTTGGTGGCAGCCAACAAGTGA
- the LOC101216476 gene encoding DCN1-like protein 2 encodes MHKLTRGHRDKLHQFMAITGTSEKVAHQALKASDWHLEGAFDVFYSQPQIKAFTDSRHLEELYNRYKDSYVDMILADGISLLCDDLQVDPQDIVMLVVSWHMKANTMCEFSKQEFIGGLQALGIDSLERFRERIPYMRSELKDDQKFREIYNFAFGWAKEKGQKSLALDTAIGMWQLLFAEKQWLLVDHWCQFLQARHNKAISRDTWSQLLEFARTVEPTLSNYDAEGAWPYLIDEFVEYLNENGIIQSSQSNDSSQIR; translated from the exons ATG CATAAATTAACTAGAGGACACCGAGATAAACTCCATCAATTTATGGCTATAACTGGTACAAG TGAAAAGGTTGCTCATCAGGCCTTGAAGGCTAGCGATTGGCATCTTGAAGGAGCTTTTGATGTGTTTTATAGTCAACCCCAAATTAAAGCATTCACCGACTCTAGACATTTGGAAGAGCTCTATAACAGATATAAAG ACTCATATGTTGATATGATATTGGCTGATGGTATCTCACTGCTCTGCGATGACCTTCAG GTGGATCCTCAAGATATTGTTATG TTGGTTGTTTCTTGGCATATGAAGGCAAACACAATGTGTGAGTTTTCCAAACAGGAGTTTATAGGTGGATTACAAGCACTAGG GATAGATTCTCTGGAGAGGTTCCGAGAAAGGATACCATATATGCGCTCTGAGTTGAAAGATGACC AAAAGTTCCGTGAGATTTACAACTTCGCATTTGGTTGGGCAAAAGAAAAG GGGCAAAAATCTTTAGCATTGGACACTGCAATTGGAATGTGGCAGTTACTATTTGCTGAAAAGCAGTGGCTCCTGGTTGACCACTGGTGTCAGTTCTTGCAG GCTCGGCATAATAAAGCTATTTCTAGGGACACATGGTCTCAACTTCTGGAGTTTGCAAGG ACCGTGGAGCCTACACTATCAAATTATGATGCCGAAGGTGCTTGGCCGTACCTTATTGATGAATTTGTTGAATATCTGAACGAGAATGGCATAATCCAGAGTAGTCAGTCAAATGATTCGAGTCAAATAAGGTGA